In one window of candidate division TA06 bacterium DNA:
- the thpR gene encoding RNA 2',3'-cyclic phosphodiesterase, with translation MSLIRCFIALELPQPVQKHLAGIISRLKDPATDIKWVDPQNTHLTLKFLGEITSERLKRARETLVQQDGRHGSIRCRTGQIGVFPGWSRPHVLWLGFNKGALEISTLQNMLENNLAENGYEKETKKFTPHLTLGRVRSSSNMGKLTERINTAPLEEIEFSFGELALIKSTLTLSGPIYQPLEKIELL, from the coding sequence ATGAGCCTCATCCGCTGCTTCATAGCCCTGGAACTGCCACAGCCGGTCCAAAAACATCTGGCTGGCATCATCTCCCGGCTCAAGGATCCAGCTACTGATATCAAATGGGTCGATCCCCAAAATACTCATTTGACTCTTAAATTCCTGGGAGAAATAACGTCGGAGCGGCTTAAAAGGGCCAGAGAGACTCTTGTCCAACAAGACGGAAGACACGGATCCATCCGCTGCCGCACCGGGCAGATAGGCGTTTTTCCGGGCTGGAGCCGGCCCCATGTTTTATGGCTGGGGTTCAACAAGGGGGCTTTGGAAATATCGACTCTGCAAAATATGTTGGAAAACAACCTGGCTGAAAACGGTTATGAAAAGGAAACCAAAAAGTTCACGCCCCACCTTACTTTGGGAAGGGTGCGTTCTTCAAGCAATATGGGAAAACTGACGGAAAGAATAAATACCGCACCTTTGGAGGAGATCGAGTTCAGCTTCGGGGAGTTGGCTTTGATCAAAAGCACCCTTACTTTAAGCGGGCCAATTTACCAGCCTTTGGAAAAGATCGAATTACTGTAA